The genomic segment tacttctgctaACCACTGTGCCTACCTGTCCAGCAGTGAAGTTAACATAACAATAGTTTTGTGTTTCAAAGGTTCTAAGGCTGTCTCCGTCATCCCAGAACAACTCCCCCCGTGCCCAGCCACCAGTGGACAGCGCCACCGTCAGGAAGAACTGGTTTTCACGTGAAGCTGCAGTGGTCAAAGCAGGTTCCTtcatagaaaacaaaagaagattatgcagtatttcaaaacagtttttttttttttactgaaatacaGCAATACGTTACGAAAGACACTATCAAGCTAATGAGCATACCAGAATTAACCTTCAAACTGGTTTGTGCAGTTTATCAAGCAAATCCTGTAAACTAAAACACGAGGAACAAATTGTCCACTTCATCCATTGTgctgagacaaaaactgaaacaaaatccaAGCTGTTTTCTCTCTAATTCTGTAGAGCTGACTCCCACCTGCTGGGGGATGATGTGCCCCTCCCTCACATGAACGTTGATTGTTTCCAGAGGGGCCGATAGCTGAACGTACTGACCGTTACTGTGGAAAGGCTGACcctttgagaaagaaaaagagatgtAAGTGAAATAGAAAGGTCTTTTAAAACATAtggcattttatattttgtataaccaaaaacttcaatgtattttaccaAGGTACTATGTAATAGACCAACCACAGTAGTGCATAATGGTGATGTGTAAAGAAAATTCTGTATGACTTTTGACATTTCTTGCAATTAAAAAAGTGAGaacattattttatctttcaagACATTTCTCTACTTATAAAAGTTGATCTTTTTTGCCCaacattctttgcaaaatagctcaagatCAGTCTGAATGGATAAAGAGAGCCTTTGAAAAGAACTGATTTTAATCTTTAGGCATTATGTGTTACCAATTAGCACTGATCTTTGACTGGACCAATCCAACACATGACAACTAGTTCATCTTTTATTATAGTCTCACCTATTTTGCAGAGGGCTTCCCACCACATATGGGGTTTTGCACTTTGCCCAAAAGgtttaattttggtctcattttagCAGAGCACCTTTattctgtaatttaaaatacaCAAGTGGACTCTATTTACTACTTTTGGTGACTTAGGAACCAAATTGGTTGCACTGACCTTTATGGAGGGTTTTGGAGTAAAGGGAGCTAAACACAAAatcacttttctgattttttgtgtaaaaagatttccaaaacaaagaacatcaCAGTTTATGGTTGTagttgcaaaatgaaaatatgaacagGTTCAAAAGGTGTAAACACTTTTCTAAGTAACAAAAACTGCACTGCTACTTACATTTTGCAGGTGGTACCAAGTGCCAGCAGGTAGGTACGCGCTCAGCTCTACTGCGCCTTGCTCTAAAACAGGACTGATGAGAAGTGAACTCCCCCACAGGAACTGTTGGTCTATGGTACGACAATGAGGGTCGGAGGGAAACCTGAGAgttacaaaaacacagagaaaagaacGAAAAGGGGTTGagatattttagtttcatgTGACATTAAaaggacagaagaagaaagcacATACTCCATGAAGAGGGGCCTAGCTACAGTGTCAGCAGATGTGTGTGCGCGATGGAAGAGAGTATAGAGGAACGGTAGAAGGGAGTAGCGGAGGTTCAACACAGTCCGCATGGCTGCTTGGGCCTTCTGCCCAAATACAAACGGCTCCTGAGGCTGAGGGACAGGACAAGAGAAAACAGGGAAATTTCTCATAATATAAAATCCCCATTACACTATTAAAAACAATCACATAAACTTTGAGTCTCACAGCATTGGGCTTGTCATTGTGGTTCCTCATAAACGGATAAAAGGTGCCAAGCTGCATCCATCGAACACACAACTCCTCGTTGGTGTTGCCTTCAAAGCCGCATATGTCCGCTCCCACCAGGGGGACTCCGAACAGGCTGAACTGCAGCACGGCTatgtaaaaatagaacaaaagtaAACCATTTATTCTGGCGCAAGTTTGTATTGAGACcaaatttccacaaaaatgcACTGGCATGACCTTTGACACTTGGTATTTACTCACCAGGGATGGAGAACCGAAGCTGCTCCCAGTCACTCCTCACATCTCCTGTCCACACTCCAGAAAACCGCCCGATGCCGGGGAACGAGGAGCGAGACAAAACAAAGGGTCTCTTCCCCTGAATGGTCATGAGAGCGCTGAGAATGAAAACATAGTAAACAGGATTAATGTGCGGCAAAACCAATACCTACATCTGCATGTTAAGAAGTTGctttattgtagtttttatcTCTCTATTCTTGAATTGGTAAATTAGTGTTATTTTACAATAACACCAATTCAAGTAATAATAACATGGTTGCATAGTCTGACCTGTGCGTTGCATAAGCTTCAGTCAATCCGTACAGATTGTGCAGGTTGTAATGACTggacagctgctgctgtgccGACATACATATGGTCCCTGAGTTCAACTGGCCTCCAACCACCCCTGTTTGTGTGATATTTGGAAAAGATTTATAGCTCCAATCTAattggtgggggaaaaaagttttttttttttttgttttttttttcatttccatctaTAAAGTATTGCTACCCCTTGaacttcttcagatttttttttatcccaaacttcaaaatattttattggaattctGTGGCACAAAGTAGTGAAGAATTGTTATATGAAAAGATATACtacattaatttcaaaataatttcacaaatgaaaatctaaaaaagcctttttattcATCCCTATTGTGAATTACTTTTTGCTagttcattaaataaaatccaaaatgtataCAGATTCAAGCTGTGTGAGTACTTTTTTGGGCTACTATAGTTGCAAGCCAGTGATAAGTATCTAATACACTTACTAGGTGTGTATGGTGGTTTCTCAAGCTCACTGTCAGGGCAGCCCACCACTGATCCCTGGACAAAACTGGACGGTTCATTCATATCCTGGTAGGAAGCAACAGCACAATGTCAATTATTTTAGAGATTTAAGCTTGTAAGTACTCAGTCTGAAAATATGTCCTTCAGATGTAAACCAATGATCTGTATAGTatgcttctttgtttttgtgaactCACAATCCACAGACCATCTACAGGAACTTTAGAGAAGAAGTCTCTGATGCAGTCCTCCCACCACTGCCTGGCCTCGGGTTTGGTGAAGTCAGGAAATGCTGTTGGGCCGGGCCAAACCTGTGTGCACAGGACAAACACCTGGCTTATATGACGGTAAATGAAGAGCTTGGTACTCAGGTGACTCAATATAATGATCTAAAAATGGGCTCAAACCTTGCCTATCAGAATGTCTCCAGTTGCATTCTTAATAAACACGTCTCGTTTCACACCATTTTCAAAAGGCGGGTATGTTCCAGGGGGGCTGGTGCTGCTAATGCCCGGATCCTAGGGAAGAAACAAACCAAGATAAAACACTGGAGTTTCACTGTAAAAGAGTTTTGCTGCCATCTACTGGATGAGTTGGTCAACGactacttttactttaattttattgaagttgttgtaaaaaaatGGCTGTAGATCCTGCTTCCTTTctgaatccaaataaaaaaacaaactgtaatagttaaaaatgtcaaattttaaagATGTCCTACCAGAATGAGGACGTACTTTATGCCTTTCTTATGAAACTCCTGGACCATCTCCGGAAGATCACCAAATCGCACAGGGTCGAAGGTGAACACCCTTCTCTTGTCTGCATAGTCCAGGTCATTCCACTGCACATCCTGGaggtgaaaaacattaaatactctcaaaaataaatgaagcaacTGAATCAAACCATTTATACTTTCGACTTTTACAAAAGTCAGACTGATTTTGATATAACTGATCCTGTCTGTATTATTatgaaagtaataaaattactgagccttttgcaatatttgcagacttaattttttaaattctttaatatatttctacaaaataaaaccaaaattttcCAGATCACTTCTCTCTGCATgcagttaacatttaaaatgtaattaagaaTCTAACATATTACTAAACTCAGACATGTGGACTTTTAAGAatgcaaatgtgtaaaagactaaaaatatttttttctacatacaATTAGCAAgtggttttgtttcatttaccaTAGGAAAGTTTGCACTGTGCATGCGTTCTGCAACCATGCGGGTTGCATTAGTAGTTGTATAACCCCAGCGACAAAGATGAAAGCCCAGAGACCAATAAGGAGGCATCATGGGATACcctggaaaaagaaacaaaaaaatgtctactCAAAAGCTACAAGTCACATGCATGTTTGTATGTCTTGTACTATTTGGATATGTGTTACTAGAACTcagtaaaacaggaaaatacaTACCAATGACCTGGAGGTATTGTCGTATCACACTTTGGGGGTCAGGACCCAAGAAAATGTACAGATCCAGGATTCCACCAGTGGATACCCATGTGAGAGCTGGTGTTGGCTGCAGTATCACTTCTacagagacatttcaaaaaagTTGCATATACTATATATAAGATACAATATGTCCGCACAGtagagactttaaaaaaacaaacatcacaaaaagATTACAGAGGTTTTAGTTTAGCTTCCCCCGAGTTTTATTACGCAtctcagtttatatttaaaaaccacTGTTTTAggtaacttttttgttttcccatctACATCCAGCATCCTCCAGTCACACATTAGTGCATAGAAGTGACTAAAATATCCAtagttttcaaaagaaaatttgaaaagtggggttttcatttgtatttatctCCTTTGTGAAACGTAATtactgtaaagaaaataaaacattgtgaacACATTGTCTCTATGTTGACAAATAGtagtagcagcatcatgctgtggtaaTCTTTCATCAAGGACAGGAAAGTAGGTCAGAAATGAATTGAAGATAGatgcactatttttttttctatctacaatggccctaatatgTTATTATGGAGATAATAACGTAAAAAGATGCTAAAACTCTAAAGGGtattaatacattttgcaaagcACTATAGAATAGTATGTTTATTATCCAGTAAGAAAATTATGTGAAGAACTTTGCACcagtcaaacaaaaaataatcagaaaaccTTTGGATGATGAGTTGAGGCAACACAtgaaaatttattattttgcacatgtttctgtaaaataatttacgTCAACAACAATGTGCAGAGGGAAAGAGAGGACTACCAATTGCATTGCTGTTGAGAAGAAAAACTCCATGTGCTAAGCCGTCATCTTCCTGCACTATGTAGAATGGATGGGAGCCATAGAGGTTAGCGTCAGCCTGTAGTGAAAGAcaaaagtttatatatataggAATGCATATAATTCATTCTGCTGATTATTATTCTGCTGCTAATATTTGGAAACCGACTTGGTGAACTCAGGTTGCACTCACTGTAACAGACTCACATGTGGTGCCATGTCTCTGTTCCAAAGAGTCCATGATGTCCAGTTGAGGTCCAGGACAAGAGAGGTGTAATGTTCTCCAAGGCCAGACACCAAAGAGGAGGCCAGAGAGGTGGACAGCTGCAGGTATTGGTCAGCAAACAGCAAGGGAGCAACTGTGGTGTTCATACTAAACTCAGAAGGCAAAGACACAGATAAACTTTTATCAATTTCTTCCTAATAATGGCAGCAAACAGGAAAGGCTGGGCAGGCATGACCTCCACAAGGATTAAAGACAGCGATACATACAGAACCCTCCCATTGGACTTGCGTCGCACTATGAAACCGAAGGGATCATGCTGGAATTCGGTTGTGAAGAGAACATCCTGGGTATATGCTTCTGTCTGAACGCTACCAGCTAGGAGGGGGACTTCATACCGCTGAGAGGATGGATCCTTTAACTACAGAGAAAACTTATGTCACTCAAACCCAAAAACATTCACATAATCACAGGTGAAGGATTAAAAGTCTTGAAAAAAGTTAGTTAAATAGAGCTTGTCTTGGAAGAGACTTTTATACACTTAAACCTGTCCCTTTTTTCTTTGGTTACTTCATTTGACGTGCAAATAATTATCTGCAGAAGTCACCCAATTAAATAAGTAAACAGTCAATTAGAGGTTTAATTTAAACACTGGAAATAAAAGGGGTTCACCTTCCATTATCACAGATACTATAAAAATTAAGCGCCTTAATTCAAAAGCACATCTCACTTTACTTATTTTCAAAACCACATAtaatttttattccactttgcAATAGTGCACCACATTGTGCTCCtctaacatataaaatatatgtgAAATATATTGAAGTTAATGCgtgtaatgtgaaaaatgtggaaaaagttcgaggggtatgaataattttggagtattgtaaaacaaactcagaaacaGGCTATAACAACATTTAAATCGAATGCATTGTATTCAATTACTGGCataaacaaccacaaactgcaaGAAAGCTCTAAGCAAAGCACTGAGAAATCGTGTTGGGtgcaaaaacactttaaatgatAAGAATtgcacattttgatttttaaatactcACAACAATGTGAAAGCAGCTTGCAGTCTCCGCCATGACTTCCAGGCTCAGAGTGGCGATATCTTTGGGGAGATAGGAAGGGTTGGCCCTGGTCAGGGTGGCAGTCTGACCCTTCTCACTGGGGGTAAGGGGTCCCATGTCATAGCCTGGGTACAGGGCAGGGAAGAAGCACCAGGGTGGTCCTGCAGATCCAGGTAGAGGACCATAGCAGCACCCTCTGTCCTCGCACTCCTCTTGGCTCAACAACCTGTCCCTGCCACAGTCAAACCGACTCTCTGGAGTTGTGGTGCATTCAGTTTCTCTAGAATTTTCGGTTCTTTGGGGAATATCTGGGTGGATGTCACTCTTTGAAATGCTCTTTGGTTCTCTGGGATAAGAATAATCGGGGTTTTTACGTAGTATGACCTCATAATGATCAAAATGACCTGACCTAACTAGTCTGCCTTCATTGCTGAACAAAAGATCCTTGTATAAACACGctaacaaagacagaaaaaggacGAGCACTGTGGTAGACAAAATACCCATCCTTATCAAAACACTCAAATAAACTCCTCTTTAGCATACCGTGCTATGGAAAAGATGTTgctgttaattaaaaacatgactcaataaaaaaaaaagtcccgaAGCACGGCGGCATATGTATAATTGAAATTAAACTGTTAACAAAAATAAGTGACAGGAGTAATAAAGCTGTACCGATGATAAAGCCAACAGAAGCTACAGAGGTAGCAACAGAGAAGCTAAAAACAGTAAGGCAAGCGTGCTAggacaaacaaattaaaacgcAATAAATCTGCCTCCAACCAAAACCAATGGATCGATTTTTACCTTAatgtttaacaatatttttactgcaaatttatagaaactatatatatatatatatatatatatatatatatatatatatatatatatatatatataatctataGATTAATTTccatcaataaaacaaatatattttatatatttctcaTCTTTAGATTAATTTGCATCAATAAAAATCCACATTCACATTCAAGTCAAATTGAAGTCttggaggagaaacaaaaatctagAAGAGACTGTACTTACTGTAATAATGCTACTGAACAAAAactttaagcaaaaatattaaagataaatGTCACTTCCCTacatctttaattatttttctctcatcttcTTTATGATTGACAAGTCTATCTTCAAAGTgataaaacttcagttttaaaaaaatatttttattgcatgcAGATATGTTACACATAGGGCTTTgaacaacaaacacatttaaaagctCTGACCATTTTTCATgagataaaataaacttttaacatttaacaaaaccAGTGCTCACTAATTAGCAAAATTAggtctttcaaagtttttgtaAAGTATATTGGACACTTAAGCATTTTCTTGATTCAACCATGGAAAACATTGTTCTTCAGCTCACAAACATATTGGTACAATACAATTACAAAGTAGCAGATAGTGGTCACCAcgttttataacattttatttatgtaaatacattgagaaatacaaaaaagagcaaacagtGAGAAATATCCATAAATAACCTTACCACTAACAAATAAGTACTTGATAACTAACATGATAAGTTGTGCATCAGCTTGTTTTGTAAGATtagcatttaataaaacaatacttATGTGATTGCTACTTTTTGACAAGAATGTTGCATGCAACAGGACCTCTAAAGGTGAATCCCAGGTAGaaggtaatgttttcattacCATGAGGCACTGAAGGCACAAAGAGAGGCAAGATATTAAACTTCTTTTTCTGGGGACCCTCAAGGTACACCACCCTGTCCTCTGTCCATCCAGAAACACGTTTCAGCATGCTGGCAATTTCAGGACTTTTCCATGCCTCACCGCTGAACCACTTCAGGCGCTTCTCAGAGACTGAGAACCCCTGTGTGATTTTGTCAAACTTTCTCTTGTGGACAAATTTATCCAGCCCATCCCCGTTTCCCAAGTAAAAATGGGTGTAGATTCTTCTTTTCCGCTGGGGAATGTCTTTCATCTTGGCCCAGTACCCTTTTTCAAGATGTTCAACTGCAGACTGCACAATCTCATATTTGCTTTGTCTCTCTTGGTCTGTATCATTATCCTCAGGCCAGAACAGCATGGTAAGCAAGAACAAAGCACTTggcaaacatttctttttatcagtTGGAAATTGGCGACAAAGAGCCTGTAGCTCTTTCAGCGGGTCTGCTTTTTGTGGTTGAGGGGACAGACAGTTTAGGGAAATGTGTGCTGCTATGTAATTGACAATATCCCTTTGTGTAAATTTGGCCTTTAATGGGTTGCTGGGATATAGAGTAAGGATATGCTCCAAACGACGTACTGCATCCTTTTGGTCAGCTAGTTTTGAAAGGATCGATATGATGTTCCCTCCACCAAGATGATAGATAATCATGCGTTTCTGAAAAGGTGTAAGTTTGCTTTCAACCGTCTGGCATTTTTTCAGAAGCATAGCAGAATCTGCTTCACTGAAGTACTTGCCATATTCAGCAGATTTCTTTGCTAGCCATGTGAGTGGATGACTTATCTTTTCTTCAGGACTCTCAGGAGTTTCCTCTTCATCTCCAATGTCTGTCTGAAAGTAGCTGAGGTCCTCTGAAATCCATTCGAGGGCGTCTTGCATTGTTTTATGAAGTTTCTTCAAACGGCCATGAAATGGTTCCCAGGCACGGTCAAGTTCCTCTGGGATGTAATCTGTTAACAGGTACTTCATACATTCAGCATGGCCGTTGGTTCTGTTTGCAAATACTTGAAGAGAGGAAATCAGTTTAAGAAGGCTGCATCCCACCTCAACctcagaaaaaaatccagagctATTAACATCTTCCATCTCTGCATTGGCTGCCCTTTCACATTCTTGAAAACACTCGAGAGCTTTCAGGGCAGTCTCCACAGCATCCACTGTGTCTTGGGGCGTCTTTGGTTTGTTCTCGTTTTCTATTGCTTTGCATTTTGCTTGAaaccattttctgtacacctgGCCTTTTGTGTCTAGTATGTATGAGTTATTGGGCAGCTGCTTAGCTGCTGTCTCCGCCCAGTGTTTTGCCTCTTCAAACTTCTCATAGGTGTAATGAAGTCGCGCAAGCTGTTGTGCAAAGAATGGATCTTGATTGAAACACTCAAAGGCTTCTTTTAACAACTCAATTGCTTTGTTGGGGTTTTTCTCAATGTCACACACATGCTCAATAAGGGGAGAGAAGAAACTATCACATTCATCCCCTTTACTGATTCGGGACCGCCTTAGGAAGAGAtgtcttaaaaatgtcaaatactCCTCCCTTCCAAATCGGTGGTCAAACAGCACCTTCTCGCAGAGCAAATTCATTGCCAGTCTGCTTTGGGTCTGTTTGCCCTCTAGAAGTTGTTGCAGAATTTCTTTTGCAACAAGGGGGTGGATGATTCTGATTGATCCAATGTGTGTCTTGTCGTCTCTGAGGTGCAAGAACACCAGCTTGGCTTGATCACTGAGCAAACTCTCAAACGCATGCTGACGGAACCTCTCTAGGTGAACGGTTAAGGCAAGCAAAGCTTCACAATGAGACTGAGAAATGAAGGAGTTTTGAACATACGTGTTCAGCAAAGCAACATAATGCATAAGATGAGTCACAACAGATTTTTGGTCAATATCCtgaagtaaatgttttacaaagtcTTGAATGTAATCTTGGGAGAAACCTTCActcatcaaaacaaatgttaaaatgaactCAGGTGCATAGCGTTCCTCGAGAGTTTGTCGTTTACCAGCAAACTTTCTCTTTTCCTGATCAGACAGTTTGTGggttacagaaacattttgtagCGGAGACTCTTTGCATTTCCTCTCTGGATTGTGTGAACGTCTGCAGCTCAACAAGATGAAACAAAGGGTTCCATACTGGATTTGCTTAATGTTCACAGCAACCTCCAGTTCATTCCTCAGATCATCTATATATTCCTTGTCAATGTCTTCGAGAAGAAGCAGCACAGGGAGACACATCTGTGGATCTTTTTCTTCATATTCTCTTAGCTCTACCGCATGCTGAGCAACTACAGAGGCTGGGTAAGGCTTCACAACTGCACATCTCAGATCCTTCCTGTTGTGCCACAACACCTGTCTTGCCACAGTGCTACCACCACTTCCTGGGTGATGGTAAATGTTTATGCAGTTTACAGGAGTTTGATCAGCATTGAATTTCAAGACATCATTAAGAAGTCGGGATGTCTCATGGTAAGCATCTCTTTCAATTACGTCTTCAACATACTTGTAGTCAGCAAGCCAGAAATTGAGCCAGGTGACTCTCCCACCTCGGTAAAACTGCtgttcaatgttttctttctcctccttgATG from the Gambusia affinis linkage group LG19, SWU_Gaff_1.0, whole genome shotgun sequence genome contains:
- the samd9l gene encoding sterile alpha motif domain-containing protein 9-like isoform X2, with the protein product MEHLEKSPINWTESDVSAWLKSIGVKEQYIEKLHEEEVDGPTLLALTEDFLKTKICMKSGPAHLIIQKRDTLLKSQKNKQVTRGKRSELEQQKTVEGSQTAEEGSEDPVRVREVSKERPNVQKECLLSSKEDCKPRPFDEDAIDFIYLKHNVLQPESGAFNLISPCHEYKSFATAATLDRTRLQAKFAREVFKFATGCMNIRSNGTIHFGVMDSKENEGYVHGEIIGIPINEKDIFVDALDLSEKSFRSDKEQVLQCVRPPRFIEVMDLESTEKRYVVEVDIVPLLSIVKNRVYTVRLPNFKEATNKLEFEKEVIFRRVGSKTEPVNDAELGDFYQRVKDRDTQRDEAEKKQFLIAPEICQDLGRKLTMILTSGKKFITKDKWFIIVTNKFKSSDLSNIDWLLNMNVFCVFDFDPDSKISGLCSKYLEHHAANMHFLQSYRMPGGMNIKDFTNHLHLFEQTSWIFCNGRSDFKGNETSCDEMTWIKTKMTFLRESVSLICKQILPKGTFQVIFLLTSPVEKPLLHTFYEFFTDMEGHEDIICICECEKNYHKWQSFAEGSCGKEAVNNSSIVGMKMSHVNATLQHVQPIKAHVRKHLPVFVKGTCLLETQIEEQMYSLEIIAVNHCDESTKEFIKEEKENIEQQFYRGGRVTWLNFWLADYKYVEDVIERDAYHETSRLLNDVLKFNADQTPVNCINIYHHPGSGGSTVARQVLWHNRKDLRCAVVKPYPASVVAQHAVELREYEEKDPQMCLPVLLLLEDIDKEYIDDLRNELEVAVNIKQIQYGTLCFILLSCRRSHNPERKCKESPLQNVSVTHKLSDQEKRKFAGKRQTLEERYAPEFILTFVLMSEGFSQDYIQDFVKHLLQDIDQKSVVTHLMHYVALLNTYVQNSFISQSHCEALLALTVHLERFRQHAFESLLSDQAKLVFLHLRDDKTHIGSIRIIHPLVAKEILQQLLEGKQTQSRLAMNLLCEKVLFDHRFGREEYLTFLRHLFLRRSRISKGDECDSFFSPLIEHVCDIEKNPNKAIELLKEAFECFNQDPFFAQQLARLHYTYEKFEEAKHWAETAAKQLPNNSYILDTKGQVYRKWFQAKCKAIENENKPKTPQDTVDAVETALKALECFQECERAANAEMEDVNSSGFFSEVEVGCSLLKLISSLQVFANRTNGHAECMKYLLTDYIPEELDRAWEPFHGRLKKLHKTMQDALEWISEDLSYFQTDIGDEEETPESPEEKISHPLTWLAKKSAEYGKYFSEADSAMLLKKCQTVESKLTPFQKRMIIYHLGGGNIISILSKLADQKDAVRRLEHILTLYPSNPLKAKFTQRDIVNYIAAHISLNCLSPQPQKADPLKELQALCRQFPTDKKKCLPSALFLLTMLFWPEDNDTDQERQSKYEIVQSAVEHLEKGYWAKMKDIPQRKRRIYTHFYLGNGDGLDKFVHKRKFDKITQGFSVSEKRLKWFSGEAWKSPEIASMLKRVSGWTEDRVVYLEGPQKKKFNILPLFVPSVPHGNENITFYLGFTFRGPVACNILVKK
- the gaa gene encoding lysosomal alpha-glucosidase; amino-acid sequence: MGILSTTVLVLFLSLLACLYKDLLFSNEGRLVRSGHFDHYEVILRKNPDYSYPREPKSISKSDIHPDIPQRTENSRETECTTTPESRFDCGRDRLLSQEECEDRGCCYGPLPGSAGPPWCFFPALYPGYDMGPLTPSEKGQTATLTRANPSYLPKDIATLSLEVMAETASCFHIVLKDPSSQRYEVPLLAGSVQTEAYTQDVLFTTEFQHDPFGFIVRRKSNGRVLMNTTVAPLLFADQYLQLSTSLASSLVSGLGEHYTSLVLDLNWTSWTLWNRDMAPHADANLYGSHPFYIVQEDDGLAHGVFLLNSNAIEVILQPTPALTWVSTGGILDLYIFLGPDPQSVIRQYLQVIGYPMMPPYWSLGFHLCRWGYTTTNATRMVAERMHSANFPMDVQWNDLDYADKRRVFTFDPVRFGDLPEMVQEFHKKGIKYVLILDPGISSTSPPGTYPPFENGVKRDVFIKNATGDILIGKVWPGPTAFPDFTKPEARQWWEDCIRDFFSKVPVDGLWIDMNEPSSFVQGSVVGCPDSELEKPPYTPRVVGGQLNSGTICMSAQQQLSSHYNLHNLYGLTEAYATHSALMTIQGKRPFVLSRSSFPGIGRFSGVWTGDVRSDWEQLRFSIPAVLQFSLFGVPLVGADICGFEGNTNEELCVRWMQLGTFYPFMRNHNDKPNAPQEPFVFGQKAQAAMRTVLNLRYSLLPFLYTLFHRAHTSADTVARPLFMEFPSDPHCRTIDQQFLWGSSLLISPVLEQGAVELSAYLPAGTWYHLQNGQPFHSNGQYVQLSAPLETINVHVREGHIIPQQEPALTTAASRENQFFLTVALSTGGWARGELFWDDGDSLRTFETQNYCYVNFTAGQSQIVSNPLNLNGALASLLLGGVQVFGVASQPLYVLVNGEKVIDFTYKIDTKVLSVTPLALPMSKTFTVQWVL
- the samd9l gene encoding sterile alpha motif domain-containing protein 9-like isoform X1 yields the protein MAEHLEKSPINWTESDVSAWLKSIGVKEQYIEKLHEEEVDGPTLLALTEDFLKTKICMKSGPAHLIIQKRDTLLKSQKNKQVTRGKRSELEQQKTVEGSQTAEEGSEDPVRVREVSKERPNVQKECLLSSKEDCKPRPFDEDAIDFIYLKHNVLQPESGAFNLISPCHEYKSFATAATLDRTRLQAKFAREVFKFATGCMNIRSNGTIHFGVMDSKENEGYVHGEIIGIPINEKDIFVDALDLSEKSFRSDKEQVLQCVRPPRFIEVMDLESTEKRYVVEVDIVPLLSIVKNRVYTVRLPNFKEATNKLEFEKEVIFRRVGSKTEPVNDAELGDFYQRVKDRDTQRDEAEKKQFLIAPEICQDLGRKLTMILTSGKKFITKDKWFIIVTNKFKSSDLSNIDWLLNMNVFCVFDFDPDSKISGLCSKYLEHHAANMHFLQSYRMPGGMNIKDFTNHLHLFEQTSWIFCNGRSDFKGNETSCDEMTWIKTKMTFLRESVSLICKQILPKGTFQVIFLLTSPVEKPLLHTFYEFFTDMEGHEDIICICECEKNYHKWQSFAEGSCGKEAVNNSSIVGMKMSHVNATLQHVQPIKAHVRKHLPVFVKGTCLLETQIEEQMYSLEIIAVNHCDESTKEFIKEEKENIEQQFYRGGRVTWLNFWLADYKYVEDVIERDAYHETSRLLNDVLKFNADQTPVNCINIYHHPGSGGSTVARQVLWHNRKDLRCAVVKPYPASVVAQHAVELREYEEKDPQMCLPVLLLLEDIDKEYIDDLRNELEVAVNIKQIQYGTLCFILLSCRRSHNPERKCKESPLQNVSVTHKLSDQEKRKFAGKRQTLEERYAPEFILTFVLMSEGFSQDYIQDFVKHLLQDIDQKSVVTHLMHYVALLNTYVQNSFISQSHCEALLALTVHLERFRQHAFESLLSDQAKLVFLHLRDDKTHIGSIRIIHPLVAKEILQQLLEGKQTQSRLAMNLLCEKVLFDHRFGREEYLTFLRHLFLRRSRISKGDECDSFFSPLIEHVCDIEKNPNKAIELLKEAFECFNQDPFFAQQLARLHYTYEKFEEAKHWAETAAKQLPNNSYILDTKGQVYRKWFQAKCKAIENENKPKTPQDTVDAVETALKALECFQECERAANAEMEDVNSSGFFSEVEVGCSLLKLISSLQVFANRTNGHAECMKYLLTDYIPEELDRAWEPFHGRLKKLHKTMQDALEWISEDLSYFQTDIGDEEETPESPEEKISHPLTWLAKKSAEYGKYFSEADSAMLLKKCQTVESKLTPFQKRMIIYHLGGGNIISILSKLADQKDAVRRLEHILTLYPSNPLKAKFTQRDIVNYIAAHISLNCLSPQPQKADPLKELQALCRQFPTDKKKCLPSALFLLTMLFWPEDNDTDQERQSKYEIVQSAVEHLEKGYWAKMKDIPQRKRRIYTHFYLGNGDGLDKFVHKRKFDKITQGFSVSEKRLKWFSGEAWKSPEIASMLKRVSGWTEDRVVYLEGPQKKKFNILPLFVPSVPHGNENITFYLGFTFRGPVACNILVKK